attggtcctgctttgagcagggggttggactagatgacctcctgaggtcccttccaaccctgatattctatgattctatgattggatgtttttctaaaagatcagctctaggaattattttggggaagttctatgacctgtgttatacaggaggtcagactagatgatcacagtgatccttctgaccttagaattgATGAATAGGGTGCCGGAATAAAGCAGCAGAAGTAGCAGAGTATTGCACAGTGATTCTTGCTCACCAGTTAAAGACATGGACTGATTCTCAGATCTGGACTCTAATaatttccccatccccaacaTATACTAGCATGGGGATAGGGGAGGTAAACCATAGACAGGATCATGTAGcctttctttaatttaaattgaatttagtaATTTGGCATTAAACTACCATGGGTTCAGCTCCTgttgctacagtttcaagctcagCAGAGTGAAAATCACCTCTGGTGCTTTTCTCAAATTTGGAGACTCCAGGAACACATGAAGACCAAGGATAGTGATCAAAGACATAATCACGAGTACAAAGTATTATCTGtactacaagttttattaaagcacTAAGTAAAGTTAAAATTACCCATGCATATATAAATCCTACAAAAACCCATGCAATGACTAAGACTGTAGTCATATTCACATTCTCAAAGATATTCTAGCGTCTGATGGATCTCTCAGCAGATGACCATTgatagagggatggttcctgctggggttTCCCCGTGAGGTTGTCCCTTGGGGTCTTCCCACTTTTACCCAACCAATTAACCTCTTCTATATTGTTGTTCTGATCACATATTCATGAGGGTTTCAACCCTCTTTTCCTTATCCGTACTTCCACACCCCATGAATACTGGGGTGCCCCATTTTTCATAGGTAGTTTCTTAGTTCCTCTTATTTTCATTAGCATCTATGTACAACATGTAACCTGCAGTCAGgacaggtatcagagtagcagccatgttagtctgtatccgcaaaaagaaaaggagtacttggggcaccttatagactaacaaatttatttgagcataagctttcgtgagctacagctcacttcatcggaagtgagctgtagctcacgaaagcttatgctcaaataaatttgttagtctctaaggtgccccaagtactccttttcttttagtcaggACAGGACATTCCATATTACAATCAGGTGTCTTGTGGTCTTGGACAATACATGGTAGTTTATTGCAATCTAGTTTTCTTTAATATCACCTATTGGCACATCTTTTACAGTAATCTTGTGACTTTACTGGCATAGGGTTATTCCTAGGTCATCTattaatgtcaggtttcagagtagcaaccgtgttagtctgtatttgcaaaaagaaaaggagtacttgtggcaccttagagactaacaaatttatttgcgcataagctttcgtgagctcacttcatcggatgtcaaGCATTCTTAAGTCTATGGCCTAGTATGGCTAAACTAAAATCTTAAAGGCCTCAGGCTGTAGGTCCTGCATTCCAGCCATGCTTTACTGATATACCTAATACAAACTCATCACTCCAAAATACTTgtcaatcttatacttctatatccgacaatttaaatctatttagcaCATATTTATTATATATGAAATAGCATATGAATTGACCTTGACACCAAATTACACAATGATTAAtggatgataaaatgaactaCTTGGCTACAATCATGTGTTAGGGTCAGAAGTGTGTATTACACACACTGTCAGGCTGCTCCGATTGCAACAAGCTTAGTTCTTCCCATGAGCTCCAGGACCTCCTGCCCTGGCTGCTCAGATACTCACATAGTTTCCTTCTCTGTCCCTGAAGCCAATGAGGGCCGGAACGACTACCACCCCATGTTCTTCACCCATGACCGAGCATTTGAGGAGCTCTTTGCCATCTGCATCCAGCTGCTGAACAAGACCTGGAAGGAGATGAGAGCAACGGCAGAGGATTTCAACAAGGTCAGGGGGATGGGAACCTGACCTGGGAAGTGCTCTGTATCAGAGAGGGAGAGCGCACAAACAGACTCCTTGACTCAGCAAAGTATGGAGCAGTGGGGAGGTGTGTACAAGTGCACGTAGGAATATGTTTAGGATACTGGTGAAAGAGGCAGCCCTGTGacctctgctttccctgccctgggccctCAAAGCCCTCAGCTGGATGTGCCCCCGACCACATTCTCACTGTGTCTGTCCCTTGCAGCCCTTGGCTGAGTTCAGCCCTGGATCCCAGCTCCCCTTGGGCAGCAGGAATGTAAGCTGCATGTTATCTCCCATCCTATCCCTCTAGGTGATGCAGGTTGTACGTGAGCAGATCACCCGGGCTCTGCCCTCCAAACCCAATTCCTTGGACCAGTTCAAGAGCAAGCTGCGCAGCCTAAGCTACTCTGAGATCCTGCGGCTACGCCAGTCTGAGAGGATGAGCCAAGATGACTTTCAATCACCACCCATTGTGTAAGTACCTGACAGGGGCAACTCTTCCCCACGTACTGGCCTCCCTTGCATTGAATTGCTGGCTGCTATCCCCAGACTCTTGTTTACTCAATTGTCCTTGATCTCCagggagctgagagagaaaaTCCAGCCTGAGATCCTGGAGCTGATAAAACAGCAGCGTCTGAACCGGCTCTGCGAGGGAAGCAGCTTCCGGAAAATTGGGAATCGCAGGAGACAAGGTTTGGCCTGCTACAGCCTCCCGGTGTGGAAGCACTGAAGCAAATAGGGCCAAGTGGGTTTCCCAGATGGCAGGGACTCTGCAAGGAAGGGGGTGGATAGACAGGGTTGCTACACCGGCCAACAGGCTGGGATGGCACAGAGGTGCATACATACAGGAGACCACAATCCTTGTCACAGCCAGCAGATGGCACTGTAGAGAATGAGATAGTGGGGCTATACAGGGCTGTCATGGGGGCCTTGTCTGAATGACTCTACGCCATGCTGTATGTATGTTGTGTTTTCCAGAGAGATTTTGGTACTGTCGTCTGGCTCTGAATCACAAGGTTCTACACTACGGAGACCTGGAAGACAATGCCCAGGGCGAAGTGACCTTTGAGTCGCTGCAGGAAAAGAGTAGGTCCAGGTTATTGCTCTGACACTGGCACTGTGTGCAATGCCCTGTGCTCTGACACCTAACGACCATTAGTACCAGTCTCAAGGAGGGTCTAGTGGCTACAGCACTGACTTGTactcaggagatctgaattcAGTTCCTGGCCCTTCCACAAACCCCTGTGTGACCTTTGATGTGTCACTTGGTACTTCCCACATCAGGGGCTATGGGGATAAGTTAATTCGTGTTTATGAGGCTCAGACAGTCTGGTAATGGAGTCTATAGAAAAGCCTGTGAACAGACAGATGGACATGGGGCCGTGCACCTGTAACATCAAGGTAAAGCCCCATCTCTTCATGGTCAGGGTTCCTCCTGTTTGTGACTTTCCTGTTTCACTCCTAGTCCCTGTAGCAGACATCAAGGCCATCGTCACAGGGAAGGACTGTCCACACATGAAGGAGAAAAGTGCACTGAAGCAGAACAAGGTAACTGCTCCCTTCCGTTCTTTGGTATAGTCCCCTGGCTGAGGAGCAGTTCTTGGAGAGGTAGATGCAGCAGAAGCAAGAGCTCTAAATGACAGCTGTCTATGGGAACCATTTACACATGGTCCCAGCCTAAATCTGGGACCCCTACATCTCCTTTCCAGTCCCTGGTCTCTTTGCTGTTTCACTCCTAGAACCACTGGCCACCCAACTTGTTCTGTGACTGGCAAGGTGCCCTGGTGCTAGTTGCACAGTGAGGAGGTGCCCGGGGCACAGGATTGCATTGTGGAGGTGTCCTGGTCTGCTGCTAGGACACCCAATATTGTTGGTGTAGCAGAAAGGACTGTTATGATGCTTTATCTAGCTGATGAGTAAAAACTTCTTCCTTCAGGAAGTGTTGGAATTGGCCTTCTCGATATTGTATGATCCTGATGAGACGCTGAACTTCATTGCACCTAATAAGTATGAGGTAAGAAATGGGGCTGTCAAGCTGCAAAGAGGAGACCGGGAAAAAACCAGGTTCCCCCAGGGTTTGGCCAAGGTGCACCAGcctcactattaaaaaatgtTGCCTAATGCTCAAGCTAAATCTCTCTTGTTTGTAATATCATCCTGTTAGAGCAAGTTCTAGCCCCTTGTACCCCCTGAATGACTTCCCTTAGTCCTTGGCAGAGGCGCCGTCTCTCTAAgttgccagggggtgctcgacccccgcttcggagcacccacagagtcggtccTTGGTGTTGGCCATCAACAGGCTGTTCCTCACGTGCTCTGAGATGTGATGCCTAAAATTGCATGGTCTTTTCTGCTGCCATGTCACATTGCAAACTCATGTCCAATTGTCTGCTCACTCAGTTGGGGGTCTCAGTCATTCTTGCTTCCCTAGCTTCTCCCTCCCATTAGGAGTCTGTGGTTGAATTACTTTCCCCCAGATGAATTTACTACTTTTTCTGAATTTCTCGTTTTATTTCCTGCTTCTGTCACCAATTTCAGGGGGGCTCCAGAAGGATGTTCCTACCCATGGTTTGTGCTGGTGTATTTTTGGGTGGGGGGCATTCCCCATGGTTTATGCCAAGGGGTGTAAGTTGTCTGCTTGTTCTCCACAGTACTGTATCTGGATCGATGGACTCAATGCCCTCCTGGGGAAGGACATGTCCAGTGAGCTAACCAAGAGTGACCTGGACACGCTGCTGAGCATGGAAATGAAGCTGAGACTCCTGGACCTGGAGAATATCCAGATCCCTGAGGCCCCACCGCCCATCCCCAAGGAGCCCAGCAGCTACGACTTTGTCTATCACTATGGTTGACACAGGCAGAACTGGACAGGGACAGGGGAGGATGGGACAGCTACTCCTGAAGAGAGACTCAGAACCCTGGAGATTGTTCTGAGACTGGCATCATGTCCTTTGTTCGTTCAGGACCAGTTCTGAACATGGCAACAATTGATCACTAATCTCTCTATGACCCAGCCATTCCAGTAGGCCTGCAGCTTCTTGTTTACCCACCTCCTTATGGGGTGAGAGTCATGATGCTCAGGTGCCATATGGGGGAGGCACCCCATTCTCTCAACAGCACCACTGCATGGCACTGGGTGAGCAATATGCCTAGCAAGAGGAGGAACTTCTGCCCCGGCCTCAGGGTTGGCATCCACCCTTGTATCCCAGAACGGTTGAGTCTCCCTTCAATCCCACCTCCTAccagaaaacataataaaactaTTGGGTGACTGACAGCTGCCGCAGCAGAAAATAGTGCAAAGAGGGAATCCCTTGGTCGCTACAGGAGTGACACTGGTGCCTGAGGGATGAGAGCAGAAGCCAATGAACAGttggggggtcagcatcccccagtaACTCATTATTGTATGATTTTGTATGaattaccataatataaataataatccttACCATATCTATGGTATTTAACTCCTTGAAGTGCTTCATAAGCATTAATGTTAATCCTACAATCCTTTTTTTATGCAGTGGGAAAACTCAACCACAGACATttagtgatttgtccaaggctaCAGAGAGAGGGTCATTGCCTGAGTTGGATTTAAGCTGGGTCATAGCATCTAGCTTTTATGCTTTGTCCTCTAGAGCTATTTCCTCCCACAAACATTGAGTATCTCCTTgtccgtctgtccatccatctaTGCGATACCAAGATCCAGCATCAAGACAGTGATGCTGCTTCTATATTTCAAGGGCATCAGACATTCTTTGCTGCTTCACCAGATCACATACTCCAAGGCTCTGCATGGGGAGAGGTAAGGAGGAATTTCCAGCAGGAGTGAGTGCTCTTCCAGGGAGTCATGGAGCAGTGAGAATCATATGTGAACTAATGTTCTCTGAGTAGCGTTCTCCTTCCCTCTCACGCTCCCGGAGGCTGGGAAGACAGTGAATGTAGCAGTCCCTAAGCAGGCAAAACAAACTTTCAAGCCAGCTACTTTCCCTAATTACATCCATCCTGTTGTTCTTCGAGGGTTTGCACATGGCCATTCCGCTGTAGGCTTGAGTGTGCCTCGTGCACAGTTGAACTTTTCCCCTCAGCAGTAACCATTGGGAAGcttgagtgccctctgacaccaTACACCACTGCGTGCTTCTGTAAGAGGGTGGAGCCACCCCAACcaacctcagttccttcttagcGCCAGTGATGGCTGTTGGAGTGGTGTCAGAATTGTTGTCATAAGTGCTTCCCTCACTCCTTTGTATACCTTTATCTTGTTGTTGTTAGGAATTAGTTAAGTTTAAGTTTGTTTTAGCTAGTTTTCATGATAGAT
This portion of the Chelonia mydas isolate rCheMyd1 chromosome 13, rCheMyd1.pri.v2, whole genome shotgun sequence genome encodes:
- the ELMO2 gene encoding engulfment and cell motility protein 2 isoform X5, giving the protein MQVVREQITRALPSKPNSLDQFKSKLRSLSYSEILRLRQSERMSQDDFQSPPIVELREKIQPEILELIKQQRLNRLCEGSSFRKIGNRRRQERFWYCRLALNHKVLHYGDLEDNAQGEVTFESLQEKIPVADIKAIVTGKDCPHMKEKSALKQNKEVLELAFSILYDPDETLNFIAPNKYEYCIWIDGLNALLGKDMSSELTKSDLDTLLSMEMKLRLLDLENIQIPEAPPPIPKEPSSYDFVYHYG
- the ELMO2 gene encoding engulfment and cell motility protein 2 isoform X4, which encodes MANAFAQKHLRSIILNHVIRGNRPIKTEMAHQLYVLQVLTFNLLEERMMTKMDPNDQAQRDVIFELRRIAFDAESDGNTIPGGGTEKRKAMYTKDYKMLGFTNHINPAMDFTQTPPGMLALDNMLYLAKCHQDTYIRIVLENSSREDKHECPFGRSAIELTKMLCEILQVGELPNEGRNDYHPMFFTHDRAFEELFAICIQLLNKTWKEMRATAEDFNKVMQVVREQITRALPSKPNSLDQFKSKLRSLSYSEILRLRQSERMSQDDFQSPPIVELREKIQPEILELIKQQRLNRLCEGSSFRKIGNRRRQERFWYCRLALNHKVLHYGDLEDNAQGEVTFESLQEKIPVADIKAIVTGKDCPHMKEKSALKQNKEVLELAFSILYDPDETLNFIAPNKYEYCIWIDGLNALLGKDMSSELTKSDLDTLLSMEMKLRLLDLENIQIPEAPPPIPKEPSSYDFVYHYG